One Schlesneria paludicola DSM 18645 DNA segment encodes these proteins:
- a CDS encoding DUF1559 domain-containing protein, translating into MTRSTRHRRGFTLIELLVVIAIIAVLIALLLPAVQQAREAARRTQCKNNLKQIGLAIANYESTYTVFPLARIQDAAGNDWHSWTTMVLPYIDQANMFNGYNNNLYWNDPVNAAIVGTKLPFYVCPSTPEENRTDLNSTNTPKPAAGDYTATGSLSNKYYAALGYSGTVGNANYNPFADKNQVLIRQGVLAKAKDDPSNAQVTYAKIVDGSSNTVTVIESAGNPSAYGPSKSKFATGSGQLTASNNGADFPVVGSSYAYAGGTGWADPGRVSGVQGCSADGTKRAGTPLRPINGCNDSEGYSFHVGGIHAVLASGAVIFVSENIDAKSWAALITRAGGEVVGEF; encoded by the coding sequence ATGACCCGTAGCACGAGACATCGTCGTGGTTTTACTCTGATCGAGTTGCTCGTTGTGATCGCGATCATTGCGGTCCTGATTGCCCTACTGTTGCCCGCCGTGCAGCAGGCTCGCGAAGCGGCGCGCCGCACGCAGTGCAAGAATAACCTGAAGCAGATCGGACTGGCGATCGCGAACTACGAAAGCACCTATACGGTGTTTCCTTTGGCCCGAATTCAGGATGCTGCAGGCAACGACTGGCACAGTTGGACGACGATGGTTCTGCCTTACATCGATCAGGCCAACATGTTCAACGGCTACAACAATAATCTCTATTGGAACGATCCGGTGAACGCGGCGATTGTGGGGACGAAGTTGCCGTTCTATGTCTGCCCGTCGACTCCTGAAGAGAATCGCACCGATTTGAATTCGACGAATACTCCTAAACCCGCCGCAGGCGATTACACCGCAACAGGATCGCTCAGCAACAAATACTACGCGGCGCTGGGTTACTCGGGCACCGTCGGGAATGCGAACTACAACCCGTTTGCGGACAAGAATCAGGTTCTGATTCGTCAGGGTGTGCTCGCCAAGGCGAAGGACGATCCCTCGAACGCACAAGTGACCTATGCCAAGATCGTGGACGGTTCGTCGAACACGGTGACGGTGATCGAATCGGCCGGAAATCCCTCGGCGTACGGGCCGAGCAAAAGCAAGTTTGCGACGGGATCAGGACAGTTGACGGCGTCCAATAACGGTGCCGATTTCCCGGTGGTTGGCAGTAGTTATGCGTATGCGGGTGGCACCGGCTGGGCTGATCCCGGCCGCGTATCGGGCGTGCAAGGCTGTAGTGCCGATGGCACAAAGCGCGCGGGAACACCGTTGCGGCCGATCAATGGGTGCAACGACAGCGAAGGATACAGCTTTCATGTGGGCGGAATTCACGCCGTACTGGCGAGCGGAGCTGTGATCTTCGTGTCGGAAAATATCGATGCCAAAAGTTGGGCAGCACTCATTACCCGAGCGGGTGGCGAAGTCGTTGGCGAGTTCTGA
- a CDS encoding rhodanese-like domain-containing protein — translation MANHAPRFLQLVDAVRVNIRECSVQDVQRRIAAGESFLLYDVREESEFAAGHLPGAKSLGKGIIERDIESLVPDIDREIVLYCGGGFRSALAADNLQKMGYSNVISVDGGFRGWKEAGYPIEK, via the coding sequence ATGGCCAATCACGCGCCACGTTTCTTGCAACTGGTGGACGCTGTGCGCGTCAATATTCGCGAGTGTTCCGTTCAAGACGTCCAGCGGCGCATTGCAGCGGGTGAGTCATTCCTGCTGTACGACGTTCGCGAAGAAAGTGAATTCGCCGCTGGTCATCTGCCGGGTGCCAAGTCGCTGGGCAAGGGGATCATCGAACGCGATATCGAATCGCTCGTTCCTGATATCGACCGCGAAATCGTCCTCTACTGCGGCGGCGGATTCCGCTCGGCTCTGGCGGCTGACAACCTCCAAAAAATGGGTTACTCCAACGTCATCAGCGTCGACGGTGGTTTCCGTGGTTGGAAAGAGGCCGGCTATCCGATCGAAAAATGA
- a CDS encoding DUF1559 domain-containing protein, giving the protein MDRDAAGTTRHAFTLIELLVVIAIIAMLAALLLPAVQMAREAARRTQCINNLKQITLAMHNYESAFRVFPTGWVDQFRFGWTTVPFTDPPSFNTVIRGIHGTTTFPDWVLPQDWGWHALILPQMDAGTIVIDYTKKKMSEGNGFSNQSIVQSNIASYVCPSMANLPTARPWNWGYTTYRGSMGAYDANGSGPANAPTSPNGMLYRYSAVKMVDVTDGSSNTIFIGDSLFGFWADAFSCCVRVWDDRDHPDLWDTYWPFAVGSGWDTSPDSNPDQTSGTTIATLRFFSFGSYHGTLCNFSLVDGSTKSISKQITPHVFKAIATRNGALKSIDPGLENVDGW; this is encoded by the coding sequence ATGGATCGCGATGCAGCGGGTACAACACGCCATGCGTTTACCTTGATTGAATTGCTGGTCGTCATCGCAATCATCGCCATGCTGGCTGCGCTTTTGCTGCCAGCCGTGCAGATGGCCCGCGAAGCCGCACGGCGCACCCAGTGCATCAACAACCTGAAACAGATCACGCTGGCGATGCATAACTATGAAAGTGCGTTTCGCGTATTCCCCACGGGCTGGGTCGATCAGTTTCGCTTTGGCTGGACGACCGTCCCCTTCACGGATCCACCCTCCTTCAATACGGTGATTCGCGGCATTCACGGGACGACGACATTTCCAGACTGGGTCCTGCCGCAGGATTGGGGATGGCATGCATTGATCCTGCCGCAAATGGATGCCGGTACCATCGTGATTGACTACACCAAGAAAAAAATGAGCGAAGGGAACGGCTTTTCAAATCAAAGCATCGTTCAATCGAACATCGCAAGTTATGTTTGTCCCAGCATGGCAAACCTTCCTACCGCAAGGCCATGGAACTGGGGGTACACGACGTATCGCGGATCAATGGGTGCGTATGACGCAAATGGAAGCGGTCCCGCAAATGCTCCCACCTCACCCAACGGAATGCTTTATCGTTACAGTGCAGTCAAGATGGTCGATGTGACCGACGGGTCGTCGAATACGATCTTTATTGGGGACTCACTGTTCGGATTTTGGGCCGATGCGTTTAGCTGCTGCGTCCGGGTGTGGGACGATCGTGACCATCCCGATTTGTGGGACACATATTGGCCATTCGCCGTCGGAAGCGGTTGGGACACATCACCCGATTCCAACCCCGATCAAACCTCGGGCACAACCATCGCGACGCTCCGCTTTTTCAGCTTTGGCAGTTACCACGGTACGCTCTGCAACTTCTCATTGGTTGACGGTTCGACCAAATCGATCTCGAAACAGATCACTCCTCACGTCTTCAAGGCGATCGCCACTCGCAACGGAGCACTCAAATCAATCGACCCGGGCCTCGAAAATGTCGACGGCTGGTGA
- a CDS encoding serine/threonine-protein kinase yields MKTDCPTDDELLPLAAGEPADDGLRAHVDQCPICLARVDQLRREMTELQSLAVSMGSTSKLRPAAGPSVEPLPNSTKIGRYVVIGNLGSGGQADVYRVIDPNLERQLVLKLSRQHADGPAENGDAVSAEGRLLAELDHPGLIRVFDVGIFQKRPYLVLEHVPGRNLEQLFSTERPAFRDAARITAEMARVLAYAHRRGVVHGDVTPKNILIDAHGRARLIDFGLSRMEDAWGENARLTGGTPEYLPPEMALANGRLGRAVPASDVFGLGATLFWMLTGRAPFAGTTVNESLAHARRGEVDFTPLRTANVPRRLRDICRKCLAADPAARPAPDAVAAEIERFRARGRVWVVVTAATLLLASAIATAWWLTNDRKSDSLESVNFVHSRPVINVLHRDGVRMLSNALPLRTGDRIFVYCHISQGEEAVMLWFNPAGQLKIIRPVRDVAENVDRLVVPAPHRSLTLEPPEGTEMLFFCCGDDFSEQELRACFPEKPTSTNLPPHNWLTVQRSEVKIEGPLATDIPDDILAVEESLKEINRQLKQHFKSVTGIVFPHHTSATHDAPTISPNN; encoded by the coding sequence ATGAAGACCGATTGCCCTACCGACGACGAACTCCTGCCGCTCGCCGCGGGCGAACCGGCCGACGACGGGTTGCGCGCCCATGTCGACCAGTGCCCAATCTGCCTCGCACGCGTCGATCAACTGCGCCGCGAAATGACCGAACTCCAATCGCTCGCAGTCTCGATGGGATCGACTTCCAAATTGCGGCCCGCCGCAGGCCCTTCCGTTGAGCCCCTTCCGAATTCGACCAAAATTGGCCGCTACGTCGTGATTGGAAATCTCGGTTCTGGAGGCCAGGCAGACGTGTATCGGGTGATCGACCCCAACCTGGAGCGCCAGTTGGTCTTGAAGCTGTCCCGGCAACATGCCGATGGTCCTGCCGAAAACGGGGACGCCGTTTCCGCCGAAGGCCGGCTGCTGGCGGAACTCGACCACCCGGGGCTGATCCGCGTGTTCGACGTGGGCATTTTTCAGAAACGCCCTTATCTGGTCCTCGAACATGTTCCCGGCCGGAATCTGGAGCAACTCTTTTCGACGGAACGCCCCGCGTTCCGTGATGCCGCACGGATCACAGCCGAGATGGCTCGCGTCCTGGCCTATGCCCACCGTCGAGGAGTCGTGCATGGTGATGTCACACCAAAGAACATTCTGATCGACGCGCATGGCCGAGCCAGACTGATCGATTTCGGATTGTCTCGAATGGAAGACGCCTGGGGCGAAAATGCCAGACTGACCGGTGGCACACCTGAGTACCTTCCCCCAGAAATGGCGCTCGCTAATGGTCGTTTGGGCCGCGCTGTTCCCGCCAGCGACGTTTTCGGTCTGGGTGCCACACTGTTCTGGATGTTAACCGGCCGCGCCCCGTTTGCCGGCACAACCGTCAACGAATCACTGGCACATGCACGTCGAGGTGAAGTCGATTTCACTCCACTCCGCACGGCGAATGTGCCGCGCCGGCTGAGGGACATCTGTCGAAAGTGCCTCGCCGCAGACCCCGCGGCGCGCCCCGCACCGGATGCCGTCGCGGCAGAGATCGAGCGTTTTCGGGCTCGCGGTCGCGTCTGGGTGGTCGTGACGGCGGCAACCCTGCTACTCGCCAGTGCGATCGCGACCGCCTGGTGGCTGACAAACGATCGGAAGTCGGATTCACTCGAAAGTGTGAACTTCGTCCATTCTCGCCCCGTCATCAATGTGCTTCACCGCGATGGCGTTCGCATGCTTTCCAACGCGCTGCCTTTGCGAACCGGCGATCGCATTTTCGTGTATTGTCACATTTCCCAAGGCGAAGAAGCCGTGATGCTGTGGTTCAACCCCGCTGGCCAACTCAAGATCATCCGGCCTGTACGCGATGTCGCCGAAAACGTGGACCGCCTGGTCGTCCCCGCCCCACATCGCTCGCTCACACTCGAGCCACCCGAAGGAACCGAGATGCTGTTCTTCTGTTGCGGTGACGATTTCAGCGAACAAGAACTGCGGGCCTGCTTCCCCGAAAAACCGACCTCAACGAACCTGCCCCCCCATAATTGGCTCACCGTGCAGCGTTCAGAAGTCAAGATCGAAGGACCGCTCGCAACCGACATCCCCGATGACATTCTGGCGGTTGAAGAATCGTTGAAAGAAATCAATCGCCAGTTGAAACAACATTTCAAGAGCGTCACCGGCATCGTGTTTCCTCACCACACCTCAGCCACCCATGACGCACCAACAATCTCCCCAAACAATTAA
- a CDS encoding RNA polymerase sigma factor has protein sequence MVETRVSLIQRVRNKSDEVAWTEFFTIYHPLLMAYFRKQGVLEHDAADLVQDLFTRLVPAMSRFEFDSGRGRFRTWLWRVTQNALTDWSRRQVVRNRAEQGWADQHEPTDADGASREWDEMYRRRILEVGIEQVRQTTQPATWACFEGKILKGRPASEVAAELGVSTNVVYVNASRVLARLRDELATFEESLAPS, from the coding sequence ATGGTTGAAACCCGAGTCTCCTTGATCCAGCGCGTCCGCAACAAATCCGACGAAGTTGCCTGGACCGAGTTTTTCACCATCTATCATCCGCTGCTGATGGCGTACTTCCGAAAACAAGGGGTCCTTGAGCATGATGCGGCCGATCTGGTTCAAGATCTGTTCACCAGACTGGTCCCCGCGATGAGCCGCTTCGAATTCGATTCCGGCCGCGGACGATTTCGGACCTGGCTGTGGCGCGTGACGCAGAACGCCCTGACCGACTGGTCGCGCCGGCAGGTCGTCCGCAATCGCGCCGAGCAGGGATGGGCCGATCAACACGAACCCACGGACGCCGACGGGGCATCCCGCGAATGGGACGAGATGTACCGCCGCCGCATCCTGGAAGTGGGCATCGAACAGGTCCGCCAGACCACTCAACCCGCAACATGGGCCTGCTTTGAAGGCAAAATCTTGAAGGGACGCCCCGCCAGCGAAGTCGCTGCCGAACTGGGAGTTTCCACGAATGTCGTCTACGTCAATGCCTCGCGCGTCCTAGCACGACTGCGGGACGAACTCGCCACCTTCGAGGAATCGCTCGCCCCCTCATGA
- a CDS encoding c-type cytochrome domain-containing protein — protein sequence MKSIARLLLGLTVCCLSAISVGFAEDAAPPAKPVSFYRQVRPILQRHCSGCHQPAKLGGNLQLISYELFQKGGDGGPSFISGKPDESLIVKQISGEKPEMPLNSDPLSEKQVATIRTWIAQGATDDTPATAKDDISAEKPPVYTSAPVITALSYSPDSQLLAISGYHEVLLHHADGSGLAARLVGRSPTITSIRFSPDGTKLAVAGGAPSLFGEIQIWDVAKKELIRSDTIGFDTLYGLCFNDEGTLLAYGTFDNRVRAIQVADGKQVMSMDAHTDLVFGTTFSLKNDHVISVSRDMSMKLTELKTSQFIDNITSITPGALKGGIMAVQRHPKEEQVLIGGADGEPKLYKIFRTQARQIGDDFNRLRSYTKLPGRVCSLQFNVDGTKFVVGSSNATSGAARIYKTDTEQPQAELKGQTAGVFAVAFRPDGQQVVTGGLDGVVRMYNAETGELVKEFSPVTLSPAVAAAQ from the coding sequence ATGAAATCGATCGCACGTCTTCTGCTCGGTCTGACAGTCTGTTGCCTTAGCGCGATCTCGGTCGGTTTTGCAGAAGACGCGGCTCCGCCGGCCAAGCCGGTCAGCTTCTATCGTCAGGTGCGCCCGATCCTGCAACGACATTGCTCGGGCTGCCATCAACCGGCCAAACTGGGCGGGAACCTGCAACTGATCTCGTATGAGCTCTTTCAGAAGGGAGGGGATGGCGGACCGTCATTCATTTCCGGCAAGCCGGATGAAAGTCTGATCGTCAAGCAGATTTCGGGTGAGAAGCCCGAGATGCCGCTGAACAGCGACCCCCTTTCGGAAAAGCAGGTCGCAACGATTCGCACCTGGATTGCTCAGGGGGCAACCGACGACACCCCCGCGACGGCCAAAGATGACATCTCGGCCGAGAAGCCACCCGTCTATACGTCGGCGCCGGTGATCACAGCACTGAGCTATTCGCCTGACAGCCAATTGCTGGCGATTTCGGGATATCACGAAGTTCTACTGCATCACGCGGATGGCAGCGGATTGGCGGCCCGCCTTGTCGGACGTTCGCCCACGATCACGTCGATTCGATTCTCGCCCGATGGAACCAAGCTGGCTGTTGCCGGTGGCGCACCGTCCCTGTTTGGCGAGATTCAAATCTGGGATGTGGCCAAGAAGGAATTGATTCGTTCGGACACGATCGGTTTCGACACGCTGTACGGCTTGTGTTTCAACGACGAGGGAACGTTGCTGGCCTATGGAACCTTCGACAACCGTGTCCGCGCGATCCAGGTCGCCGATGGCAAGCAGGTTATGTCGATGGACGCTCATACCGATCTTGTCTTTGGGACGACGTTCTCGTTGAAGAATGACCACGTCATCAGTGTCAGCCGTGATATGTCGATGAAGCTGACGGAACTGAAGACATCACAGTTTATCGATAACATCACCAGTATCACGCCTGGAGCATTGAAGGGCGGAATCATGGCTGTGCAGCGTCATCCGAAGGAAGAGCAGGTCTTGATTGGCGGTGCCGATGGCGAACCCAAGCTGTACAAAATCTTCCGGACCCAGGCCCGTCAGATCGGCGATGACTTCAATCGTCTACGAAGTTACACCAAGTTGCCCGGCCGCGTTTGCAGTCTGCAGTTCAATGTCGACGGCACAAAGTTCGTTGTGGGCAGCAGCAACGCAACATCCGGTGCCGCCAGAATCTACAAGACGGATACGGAGCAGCCGCAGGCCGAATTGAAGGGACAGACGGCCGGCGTATTTGCCGTGGCGTTCCGGCCCGATGGACAGCAGGTCGTCACGGGAGGACTGGATGGAGTCGTGCGGATGTACAACGCCGAGACGGGCGAACTGGTCAAAGAGTTCTCGCCCGTGACCCTCTCACCGGCTGTCGCCGCCGCTCAGTAG
- the hpt gene encoding hypoxanthine phosphoribosyltransferase yields the protein MDTLLSESVIAERVAELGRTISEVFRGRPLTVLGVLNGSIVLVADLIRAIDTPHQIGFLRASSYRGETTVAGDLTIDTNLMPQIEGRDVLLVDDIFDTGRTLVRLLNELRSKNPASIRTAVLLWKQGRSEVEITPDYHGFQIPDVFVVGYGLDYNDDYRHLPEIAVLNEGDY from the coding sequence ATGGACACGCTGTTGTCTGAATCTGTCATTGCCGAACGAGTGGCCGAACTGGGGCGAACCATTTCCGAGGTCTTTCGTGGCCGACCACTGACGGTGCTGGGCGTTTTGAACGGCAGTATCGTGCTCGTCGCCGACTTGATCCGCGCGATCGATACGCCACACCAGATCGGATTCCTGCGTGCCTCGAGCTATCGCGGAGAAACCACCGTCGCGGGCGATTTGACCATCGACACCAACTTGATGCCGCAGATCGAAGGCCGTGATGTGCTGCTGGTCGATGATATCTTCGACACGGGTCGAACATTGGTCCGACTTCTGAACGAACTGCGATCGAAGAACCCTGCAAGCATCCGAACGGCGGTCCTGCTATGGAAACAGGGCCGTAGCGAAGTCGAGATCACACCCGACTATCACGGGTTCCAGATCCCCGATGTGTTCGTCGTGGGATACGGCCTGGACTACAACGACGACTATCGACACCTGCCCGAAATCGCCGTCCTGAACGAAGGCGACTACTGA
- a CDS encoding alpha/beta hydrolase-fold protein: protein MTWSTITMAGKPADLFLPDSPTKPAGVVLFLHGYDNATLKANALYTAALNQHHLIALCPHGPHCWWTDAIYPAFDEEVSPLEFLAQHVPDYCREAWSIEPPHIAVCGVEMGGQGALQLAYRHARQFPVVVAISPKVDFETWWGHGTSLDEIFSDREAARQRTATLHIHPLNYPKHQLLLCDPADVYCMDGVVTLVSKLSSTGMPFEYDLESTHGGFGWNYANQMASRAVEFMATKLKTL, encoded by the coding sequence ATGACTTGGTCCACGATCACGATGGCGGGGAAGCCTGCCGATCTCTTTCTGCCTGACTCACCGACGAAACCGGCGGGTGTCGTGCTGTTTCTGCATGGCTATGACAATGCCACGTTGAAGGCCAACGCGTTGTACACCGCGGCGCTGAACCAGCACCACCTGATCGCTTTGTGCCCGCATGGACCGCATTGCTGGTGGACGGACGCGATCTATCCGGCATTTGACGAGGAAGTCAGCCCGCTCGAATTTCTGGCACAGCATGTTCCGGATTATTGTCGCGAGGCCTGGTCGATCGAGCCGCCGCACATCGCGGTTTGCGGCGTCGAGATGGGCGGGCAGGGGGCATTGCAGTTGGCCTATCGCCACGCGCGGCAGTTTCCGGTGGTCGTCGCGATATCCCCGAAAGTCGATTTCGAAACGTGGTGGGGGCATGGCACGTCGCTCGACGAAATCTTTTCGGACCGCGAAGCGGCTCGGCAGCGAACGGCGACGCTACACATCCATCCGCTCAACTATCCCAAGCATCAGTTGCTCTTGTGTGATCCCGCCGACGTTTATTGCATGGACGGAGTGGTGACGCTGGTCAGCAAATTGTCCTCAACGGGAATGCCGTTTGAATACGATCTGGAATCGACCCACGGTGGGTTCGGTTGGAACTACGCCAATCAGATGGCGTCGCGTGCGGTCGAATTCATGGCGACGAAGTTGAAGACGCTTTGA
- a CDS encoding GNAT family N-acetyltransferase: MTDSPHDFYHLPNYVALSARDRLSAPSADGQPLAFHAEDDAGHRFLLTLIIRPLPDSIESSRPLFDAVTPYGYASPLVINQDDSPVEPFLDQALEAMRLGLRERGIVTVFARSHPTIPFPHAPLQKAGYLVHHGQTICMDLTLPTEELWHQTRAGHRSEINRSRKKGLTGEMQPDWKEMEEFYRAYTETMKRVGAGEHYYFPRAYFDELKQAVGDVLQLYVCYIEGKVACAALFSEVCGIVQYHLSGTTEEFHRQYPNKAMLDSVRTWAKERGNTVMHLGGGYGGSEDSLFQFKAGFSHVRAPFYTWRMIADQELYTQLCQQWEAKTGKTASTPEAFFPAYRAP, encoded by the coding sequence TTGACCGACTCACCACATGACTTTTATCATTTGCCGAACTATGTCGCGCTCAGTGCCCGTGATCGGTTGAGTGCCCCGAGCGCCGACGGACAACCGCTGGCATTTCATGCGGAAGATGACGCGGGACACCGCTTCCTACTGACGCTGATCATCCGCCCCCTGCCCGATTCAATCGAATCCTCGCGTCCCTTGTTCGACGCAGTCACACCGTATGGATACGCCTCGCCCCTGGTGATCAATCAGGATGACTCGCCCGTCGAACCGTTTCTCGACCAGGCACTCGAGGCCATGCGTCTGGGACTGCGCGAACGAGGCATCGTCACGGTGTTCGCGCGCTCGCATCCGACGATTCCTTTTCCGCATGCGCCGCTACAAAAGGCGGGGTATCTCGTGCATCACGGTCAGACCATCTGCATGGACCTGACGCTGCCTACGGAAGAACTCTGGCACCAGACACGAGCGGGTCATCGAAGCGAAATCAATCGGTCGCGCAAGAAAGGACTTACCGGCGAAATGCAGCCGGATTGGAAAGAGATGGAAGAGTTCTACCGCGCGTACACGGAAACCATGAAACGGGTCGGCGCCGGCGAACACTACTACTTTCCGCGCGCCTATTTCGACGAACTGAAACAGGCGGTCGGCGACGTCCTGCAGCTTTATGTGTGCTACATCGAGGGCAAAGTTGCCTGCGCCGCGTTGTTTTCCGAAGTCTGCGGAATCGTCCAGTATCACCTGAGCGGAACGACGGAAGAATTTCATCGTCAGTACCCCAACAAGGCGATGCTCGATTCTGTCCGCACCTGGGCGAAAGAACGCGGCAACACGGTGATGCATCTGGGTGGTGGCTACGGTGGCTCGGAAGACTCGCTCTTTCAGTTCAAAGCCGGTTTCTCACACGTTCGAGCCCCGTTCTACACCTGGCGAATGATCGCCGATCAAGAACTCTACACTCAATTGTGCCAGCAATGGGAAGCGAAAACAGGCAAGACCGCCAGCACTCCCGAGGCCTTCTTTCCGGCGTATCGGGCACCCTGA
- the gnd gene encoding decarboxylating NADP(+)-dependent phosphogluconate dehydrogenase: MSQHDIGLVGLAVMGQNLVLNMANNGFSVAVYNRTTSTTDEFVGGLKDEPADKVHAGTVDRIKGYHTLESFVSSLKAPRRIMIMVKAGAPVDGVIDQLRPLLSPGDIIIDGGNSDFRDTNRRDTELRSAGLRFIGTGVSGGEEGALKGPSIMPGGHHDAWPFVKEIFQKISAKVGPNNDIPCCDWVGDAGAGHYVKMVHNGIEYGDMQLICEAYFILKNALGLSNEELYQVFKSWNEGELESYLIEITRDIFTVKDKESGEYLVDKILDTAQQKGTGKWMSQHALDLGVPTTLITEAVYARCLSAQKDARVRASKILKGPEDAKFTGDKKQFIEDVRQALYASKLCSYAQGYVQLDAAAKEFGWKLNNGNIALLWRGGCIIRSRFLGDIKAAFDKTPGLENLLLDEFFSSAVQKAQPSWRRVLSTSVQLGLPVPVFSAALSYYDGYRQGRLPANLLQAQRDYFGAHTYERTDKPRGQMFHTEWIQDRKLT; the protein is encoded by the coding sequence ATGTCACAGCATGATATCGGTCTTGTCGGCTTGGCCGTCATGGGTCAAAACCTGGTCCTGAACATGGCCAACAACGGATTCTCGGTCGCGGTGTATAACCGCACGACCTCCACCACGGATGAATTCGTTGGCGGCCTGAAAGACGAACCGGCCGATAAGGTTCACGCGGGAACCGTTGACCGCATCAAGGGTTATCACACGCTCGAATCGTTCGTCAGCAGCCTGAAAGCTCCGCGACGAATCATGATCATGGTGAAGGCCGGTGCCCCCGTTGACGGTGTGATCGATCAACTGAGGCCCCTGTTGTCGCCCGGCGATATCATCATCGACGGCGGGAACTCGGACTTCCGCGACACGAATCGGCGTGACACCGAACTGCGTTCCGCGGGACTGCGGTTCATCGGAACCGGTGTTTCCGGTGGAGAAGAAGGGGCGCTCAAAGGCCCCAGCATTATGCCGGGTGGACACCACGACGCCTGGCCGTTCGTGAAAGAGATCTTCCAGAAAATCTCCGCGAAGGTCGGCCCCAACAACGACATCCCCTGCTGCGACTGGGTCGGCGACGCGGGAGCCGGACACTACGTCAAGATGGTCCACAACGGGATCGAATATGGCGATATGCAGTTGATCTGCGAAGCCTACTTCATCCTGAAAAACGCACTGGGACTCTCCAACGAAGAATTGTACCAGGTCTTCAAGAGCTGGAATGAAGGCGAACTCGAAAGCTATCTGATCGAGATCACCCGCGACATCTTCACCGTCAAGGACAAAGAATCGGGTGAATACCTCGTCGACAAGATCCTGGATACCGCTCAGCAAAAGGGCACCGGGAAGTGGATGAGTCAGCACGCGCTGGATCTGGGTGTCCCCACGACGCTGATCACCGAAGCGGTCTATGCCCGCTGTCTGTCGGCTCAGAAAGACGCCCGCGTTCGCGCCAGCAAGATCCTGAAAGGCCCCGAAGACGCTAAGTTCACCGGCGACAAGAAGCAATTCATCGAAGACGTACGTCAGGCTCTGTACGCATCAAAGCTGTGTAGCTATGCCCAAGGCTATGTACAGCTCGACGCGGCAGCGAAAGAATTTGGCTGGAAACTGAACAACGGCAACATCGCCCTGCTGTGGCGTGGTGGTTGCATCATCCGTTCGCGGTTCCTGGGTGACATCAAGGCCGCCTTCGACAAGACGCCCGGTCTGGAAAACCTGCTGCTCGACGAGTTCTTTAGCTCGGCTGTGCAAAAGGCACAACCAAGTTGGCGACGAGTGCTTTCGACCTCGGTCCAGCTTGGGCTGCCTGTTCCGGTCTTCAGCGCCGCACTCAGCTACTACGATGGATACCGCCAGGGGCGGTTGCCCGCCAACCTGCTGCAAGCCCAACGCGACTACTTCGGGGCTCATACCTACGAACGAACTGACAAGCCGCGTGGCCAGATGTTCCACACGGAGTGGATTCAAGATCGCAAACTAACGTGA
- a CDS encoding GNAT family N-acetyltransferase translates to MLTIRRADRADIPNIVRLTTSLAERFITRDCTQEGALNLVDSMNESQTHERFAGAYRYFVACDDGEIVGVVATQEDRHLYHLFVAERYHRRGIGRDLWQIARQACITNGNRGHFTVNSSRGSRGVYESFGFVAQPEVVVNGVPFVPMSLTLD, encoded by the coding sequence ATGTTGACGATCCGACGGGCGGACAGGGCGGATATTCCCAACATCGTGCGTCTGACGACGTCCCTGGCAGAGCGTTTCATCACCAGAGACTGCACCCAGGAAGGAGCGCTGAATCTGGTTGACTCAATGAACGAATCCCAGACACATGAACGATTCGCAGGGGCCTATCGTTACTTCGTGGCGTGCGACGATGGCGAAATCGTGGGAGTGGTGGCGACTCAGGAGGATCGTCATCTTTACCATCTCTTCGTGGCGGAGCGTTATCACCGTCGTGGAATTGGACGAGACCTCTGGCAGATCGCGCGGCAGGCCTGCATCACCAATGGCAATCGGGGCCATTTCACCGTGAACTCGTCCCGTGGTTCACGCGGGGTCTACGAATCCTTTGGGTTTGTGGCGCAGCCGGAAGTGGTCGTGAACGGAGTGCCGTTCGTACCGATGAGTTTGACGCTCGACTAG